The Cellulomonas oligotrophica sequence CAGCCACGTCGGCCGCGACCACCCCGCCGTCGCCGCGGCCCTGCGCGGCGAGCCCGAGGGCGACGTCGTCGACGTCGACCGCGACGCACCCGGCGGCCCGCGCCCGCGGGTGTTCGAGGGGCACGACCAGCTCGTACGCCTCGACCACGCGCACCCGGCGACCGTGGACCTCGTCGTCGACGTCATGACCTGGTGGCTCGACCGCGGCGCCGACGGCTGGCGCCTCGACGCGGCCTACTCGGTCGACCCCGCGTTCTGGGCGCAGGTCCTCCCCCGCGTGCGCGCCGCGCACCCCGACGCCTGGGTCCTCGGCGAGGTCATCCACGGCGACTACCCGGCGTTCGTGCAGGCCAGCGGTGTCGACACGGTCACGCAGTACGAGCTGTGGAAGGCCGTCTGGTCCAGCCTCGTCGACCGCAACCTGCACGAGCTGGCCTGGACGCTGGGCCGGCACGATGCGCTCCTGGACCACTTCGTCCCGCAGACGTTCGTCGGCAACCACGACGTGACGCGCATCGCCAGCCGCGTCGGCCAGGACGGCGCCGTCGTCGCAGCGGCCGTGCTGATGACCCTCGCGGGCGTCCCGTCCGTCTACGCCGGCGACGAGCACGGCTTCACCGGCGTCAAGGAGGACCGCGTCGGCGGCGACGACGCCGTCCGCCCGGCGTTCCCCGACGACCCCGCCGACCTCGCCCCCTGGGGCACCCACGTGCTGCGCGCCCACCAGCAGCTGATCGGGCTGCGCCGCCGCCACCCGTGGCTCGTCGACGCCCGGACGCAGGTGGTCGCCGTCGAGAACGCCCGCTGCACGTACCGCTCGACCGCCCGGGACGGGTCCGACCACCTCGACGTGGACCTCGACCTGACCGGCACCCCCACGGCCCGCGTCCGCGCCGCCGACGGCTCGACCCTGTGGTCGTCGGCGACCGGCTGACCGGCCCCGGCCCGTGCACGACGAAGGCCCGCACACCGTGGTGTGCGGGCCTTCGTCGACGGGTGGAGCTGAGGGGACTCGAACCCCTGACCCCCTGCATGCCATGCAGGTGCGCTACCAGCTGCGCCACAGCCCCGTGACCCGTTGCCGGGCCTCGTGCGCCCCGTGGGGCGCCTGGATACTTTAGGACGAAGGAGCCCCGAAACGCTAATCGGGGTCCCGGGTGCTGTCGTCGGCCGTCTCCGGGGCCGGCGGCACGTCCGGTCCGGCGTCCCAGTCCGACGACGCGTCCGTCGGCCCGAGGTTGAACCCGAGCAGCCGCCAGCGCGGCGTCGAGGACGGCCCGTGCGCCAGCTCGGCCCAGTGGGCGTTGCGCAGCCCGGACACCCCGCGCCAGCCCGGCGGCTGGTCGAGCAGGTCGGCGACGACCGAGCCGATGGCCGCACCGTGGGACACCACGACCAGCGTGCGACCGTCCACGACGTCGGAGGCGTGCTCACGCACGGCACCGCCC is a genomic window containing:
- a CDS encoding alpha-amylase family protein; translated protein: MGWVEHAVLWHVYPLGFCGAPVHEPDPSPGPRLRRLLGWLDHAVALGASGLLLGPVFRSSTHGYDTLDHRAVDPRLGGDSDLDDLIAACHARGLRVVLDGVFSHVGRDHPAVAAALRGEPEGDVVDVDRDAPGGPRPRVFEGHDQLVRLDHAHPATVDLVVDVMTWWLDRGADGWRLDAAYSVDPAFWAQVLPRVRAAHPDAWVLGEVIHGDYPAFVQASGVDTVTQYELWKAVWSSLVDRNLHELAWTLGRHDALLDHFVPQTFVGNHDVTRIASRVGQDGAVVAAAVLMTLAGVPSVYAGDEHGFTGVKEDRVGGDDAVRPAFPDDPADLAPWGTHVLRAHQQLIGLRRRHPWLVDARTQVVAVENARCTYRSTARDGSDHLDVDLDLTGTPTARVRAADGSTLWSSATG